In the genome of Olsenella profusa DSM 13989, one region contains:
- a CDS encoding sulfate/molybdate ABC transporter ATP-binding protein encodes MTVLEVDIEKRLRGFTLGVSFSLERPEEIMALLGPSGCGKSMTLRCIAGIERPDAGRIVLGGRTLFDSEAKVDLPPQRRHVGYLFQSYALFPTMTVEQNVLSGAFGATREERLARARREMAAMRLDGLERHRPRELSGGQQQRCAMARILASDPELVLLDEPFSALDGYLRWQLELELADVLRGFPGGAVYVSHNRDEVYRMCDTVCVLDHGRSDAKVSVHSLFGAPASVAAALISGCKNVSRAHVAGEAGALACDDWGVTLATSLPCSRGVSHVGIRAHYFTTMSGLHPGPNAIPCEVDRVIDSTFSTIVMARTPAGALLRYECDKDMWASLGNPTQVTLGIAPEKVMPLVFGAASQEAGNAKVATEDAPHA; translated from the coding sequence ATGACGGTCTTGGAAGTCGACATCGAGAAGCGCCTGCGTGGCTTTACGCTGGGCGTCTCGTTCTCCCTGGAGCGGCCGGAAGAGATCATGGCCCTTCTGGGGCCATCGGGCTGTGGCAAGTCCATGACGCTCAGGTGCATTGCGGGCATCGAGCGGCCAGACGCCGGCCGCATCGTGCTGGGTGGACGCACGCTCTTTGACAGCGAGGCAAAGGTAGACCTCCCACCGCAGAGGCGCCACGTGGGCTACCTCTTCCAGAGCTATGCCCTCTTCCCAACCATGACGGTCGAGCAGAACGTGCTCTCCGGTGCCTTTGGCGCCACGAGGGAGGAGCGCCTTGCTCGCGCGAGGCGCGAGATGGCGGCCATGCGCCTGGATGGCCTCGAGCGCCATCGCCCGCGCGAGCTCTCTGGCGGGCAGCAGCAGCGCTGCGCCATGGCACGCATCCTTGCGAGCGACCCAGAGCTCGTCCTCTTGGACGAGCCCTTCTCGGCGCTTGACGGCTATCTGCGCTGGCAGCTTGAGCTTGAGCTGGCAGACGTCCTACGCGGGTTCCCGGGCGGTGCGGTGTACGTCTCGCACAACCGCGACGAGGTCTATCGCATGTGCGATACGGTCTGCGTGCTTGACCACGGCCGCTCTGACGCCAAGGTGAGCGTGCACTCGCTCTTCGGTGCCCCCGCCAGCGTGGCGGCGGCCCTGATCAGCGGCTGCAAGAACGTGAGCCGTGCGCACGTGGCGGGCGAGGCCGGCGCGCTTGCCTGCGATGACTGGGGCGTCACGCTTGCCACGTCACTACCCTGTTCCAGAGGCGTCTCCCACGTGGGAATCCGTGCGCACTACTTCACCACCATGTCGGGCCTGCACCCCGGACCAAACGCAATCCCTTGCGAGGTGGATCGTGTGATTGACTCCACGTTCTCAACCATCGTGATGGCAAGGACCCCTGCGGGCGCGCTGCTGCGCTATGAGTGCGACAAGGACATGTGGGCCAGTCTGGGAAACCCGACCCAGGTCACGCTTGGCATTGCTCCCGAGAAGGTCATGCCGCT
- the modB gene encoding molybdate ABC transporter permease subunit, translated as MPRHSLAMDWYPLLNSLRIAATSTVVVFLLGVWLADVVAHAHRVVKGVLDVVLTLPLVLPPTVVGYMLLMLLGPRRPVGAWVLSTLGIKLTMTWYSAIFATVVVSFPLMYRTARGAFESFDQSLANAARTLGKSNAWVFWRVKMPCCRQGIIAGSVLAFARALGEYGATSMIAGYTPGSTATISTTVYQLWRTGDDAQAFQWVLVNLAISAVVLLALNLFEGHQRSVAARAEAAS; from the coding sequence TTGCCGAGGCATAGCCTTGCCATGGACTGGTACCCACTCCTTAACTCGCTGAGGATTGCCGCCACCTCGACGGTGGTGGTGTTTCTCCTCGGCGTGTGGCTCGCAGATGTGGTGGCCCATGCTCACCGCGTGGTGAAGGGCGTGCTCGACGTCGTCCTCACCCTTCCCCTGGTGCTGCCGCCCACCGTCGTGGGATACATGCTGCTGATGCTTCTCGGTCCCAGGCGTCCCGTGGGCGCCTGGGTGCTCTCCACCCTTGGCATCAAGCTCACCATGACGTGGTACTCGGCCATCTTCGCCACTGTGGTCGTGAGCTTCCCGCTCATGTACCGCACGGCGCGTGGCGCCTTCGAGAGCTTTGACCAGAGCCTCGCCAACGCTGCGCGCACGCTGGGCAAGTCGAATGCCTGGGTGTTCTGGCGCGTGAAGATGCCCTGCTGCAGGCAGGGGATCATCGCTGGCTCCGTTCTGGCCTTCGCCCGCGCGCTGGGCGAGTATGGCGCCACCTCCATGATTGCCGGCTACACGCCGGGGTCCACGGCCACCATCTCCACGACGGTCTACCAGCTGTGGCGCACGGGAGATGACGCGCAGGCCTTCCAGTGGGTCCTTGTGAACCTTGCGATAAGCGCTGTGGTGCTGCTCGCCCTCAACCTCTTTGAGGGTCATCAGCGCTCGGTCGCGGCGCGAGCGGAGGCGGCATCATGA
- the modA gene encoding molybdate ABC transporter substrate-binding protein — protein sequence MAGTSVTRRSFVSVAVVAAGLGLAACGGTQSQSAQSTSSATTDTTSAAEARTLTVFAAASLTESLTEAGGLFKTANDGVDISFDFDSSGTLKKQIQEGADCDAFISAGQKQMNQLDAQAASGNDEGLDCIDHATRFDILENKVTLCVPDGNPKAVQNFDDMASKLQAHDVLLCMGNSDVPVGQYTQRILAYYNLDETELANAGCITYGSNVKEVSSQIFEATVDCGVIYKTDATSASLTMVDEATEEMCGRVVYPAAATKAAPEPDLAKSFLDFLKTKDASDCFEKVGFTTLAEA from the coding sequence ATGGCAGGAACAAGCGTTACCAGGCGTTCGTTTGTGTCGGTGGCAGTCGTCGCGGCAGGCCTCGGGCTGGCGGCATGCGGAGGCACGCAGTCGCAGTCCGCTCAGTCGACCAGCTCGGCCACAACGGATACGACGTCTGCGGCAGAGGCAAGGACGCTCACCGTCTTTGCGGCCGCATCGCTCACCGAGTCGCTCACCGAGGCCGGCGGCCTCTTCAAGACCGCCAACGATGGCGTGGACATCAGCTTCGACTTTGATTCCTCGGGCACCCTCAAGAAGCAGATCCAGGAGGGTGCAGACTGCGACGCCTTCATCTCTGCGGGCCAGAAGCAGATGAACCAGCTCGATGCCCAGGCCGCATCCGGCAACGACGAGGGCCTCGACTGCATCGACCACGCCACCCGCTTCGACATCCTCGAGAACAAGGTCACGCTCTGCGTGCCCGACGGCAACCCCAAGGCCGTCCAGAACTTCGATGACATGGCATCCAAGCTCCAGGCACACGATGTCCTTCTCTGCATGGGCAACTCAGACGTCCCCGTGGGCCAGTACACCCAGAGGATCCTTGCATACTACAACCTCGACGAGACGGAGCTTGCCAACGCCGGCTGCATCACCTACGGCAGCAATGTGAAGGAGGTCAGCTCGCAGATCTTTGAGGCCACCGTCGACTGTGGCGTCATCTACAAGACCGATGCCACCTCCGCCAGCCTCACGATGGTCGACGAGGCCACCGAGGAGATGTGCGGCCGCGTGGTCTATCCCGCAGCAGCCACGAAGGCAGCGCCCGAGCCCGACCTTGCCAAGTCCTTCCTCGACTTCCTCAAGACGAAGGACGCAAGCGATTGCTTCGAGAAGGTCGGCTTCACAACGCTTGCCGAGGCATAG
- the galE gene encoding UDP-glucose 4-epimerase GalE, with translation MSEARDPQNTCVLVTGGAGFIGSHTVVELLQDGYKVVIVDNLSNASEKVLDRIRTIVGDAAATNLTFYRTDVSDRGAMSAVFDENHIDRVIHFAGFKAVGESVEKPIEYYRNNLGTTLTLVDVMRDHGCKDIIFSSSATVYGVPDSLPLTEESPKKPATNPYGWTKWMIEQILCDLHTADPTWNVVLLRYFNPIGAHPSGLMGEDPKGIPNNLLPYVAQVAVGKREYVRVYGDDYDTPDGTGVRDYIHVCDLGSGHAAALKWMRGRTGVETFNLGTGRGTSVLEIVRAFSRACGRELPYRIEPRRAGDVDANYADCSKAKREMGWEARYAIDDMCRDGWMWQSQNPNGYEG, from the coding sequence ATGAGCGAAGCAAGAGACCCCCAGAACACCTGCGTGCTCGTCACCGGCGGCGCCGGCTTCATCGGCAGCCACACCGTGGTCGAACTTTTGCAGGACGGCTACAAGGTAGTCATCGTTGACAATCTCTCCAATGCCTCCGAGAAGGTCCTCGACCGCATCAGGACCATCGTGGGCGACGCGGCGGCCACCAACCTCACCTTCTACCGCACCGACGTCAGTGACCGCGGGGCCATGAGCGCCGTCTTCGACGAGAACCACATCGACCGCGTCATTCACTTCGCCGGCTTCAAGGCCGTGGGCGAGAGCGTCGAGAAGCCCATCGAGTACTACCGCAACAACCTGGGCACCACCCTCACCCTGGTGGACGTGATGCGCGACCACGGATGCAAGGACATCATCTTCTCCAGCTCCGCCACCGTCTACGGCGTGCCCGACAGCCTGCCGCTCACCGAGGAGAGCCCCAAGAAGCCCGCTACCAACCCCTATGGCTGGACCAAGTGGATGATCGAGCAGATCCTCTGCGACCTCCATACGGCCGACCCAACCTGGAACGTCGTGCTGCTGCGCTACTTCAACCCCATCGGCGCGCATCCCTCCGGGCTCATGGGCGAGGACCCCAAGGGCATCCCCAACAACCTGCTGCCCTACGTGGCGCAGGTTGCCGTGGGCAAGCGCGAGTACGTCCGCGTGTACGGCGACGACTACGACACGCCGGATGGCACGGGCGTGCGCGACTACATCCATGTATGCGACCTGGGCAGCGGCCACGCCGCCGCCCTCAAGTGGATGCGCGGCCGCACGGGCGTGGAGACCTTCAACCTGGGTACCGGCAGGGGCACCAGCGTGCTGGAGATCGTGAGGGCCTTCTCCCGTGCCTGCGGCAGGGAGCTGCCCTACCGGATCGAGCCGCGCCGCGCCGGTGACGTGGATGCCAACTACGCCGACTGCTCCAAGGCGAAGCGCGAGATGGGCTGGGAGGCCCGCTACGCCATAGACGACATGTGCCGTGACGGCTGGATGTGGCAGTCACAGAACCCCAACGGCTACGAGGGCTAG
- a CDS encoding polyprenyl synthetase family protein: protein MAGQDGTAGTFLAYLAERRPVMEAYLVEHAAAPLPDETFAAGELGRYLYAPLARFTASGGKRTRPALVLLGCEAVGGETARALPSAAAIELFQSAALIHDDIADEGELRRGEPCVHVREGVGVAINIGDLGIVRTFAGVLEDGGLDGATKLRVLDELAQMEQRTVEGQALDLGWARDGRWDITTDDYLTMAAHKTAFYSAASPLSIGALCGGGTNEQVEALGSFGMDAGLAFQLQDDLLNLVGDGEAQGKDFRSDITEGKRTMIVTWALEHLEDDRKDELVSILSAHATDAATLARAVELMRAVGAIDAVDSYARGLASHAKGALDGIELAGTTRLILASMADFFVERAT from the coding sequence ATGGCTGGTCAGGACGGCACGGCTGGTACCTTCTTGGCGTACCTCGCCGAGAGACGCCCCGTCATGGAGGCGTACCTCGTCGAGCATGCGGCAGCGCCGCTGCCCGACGAGACGTTCGCCGCGGGCGAGCTCGGCCGCTACCTCTATGCCCCGCTCGCCCGCTTCACGGCGTCCGGCGGAAAGCGCACGCGGCCCGCCCTCGTGCTGCTCGGCTGCGAGGCGGTGGGTGGCGAGACGGCCAGGGCGCTCCCAAGTGCGGCGGCCATCGAGCTCTTCCAATCCGCCGCCCTCATCCACGACGACATCGCCGACGAGGGGGAGCTGCGTCGCGGCGAGCCCTGCGTCCATGTGCGTGAGGGCGTGGGCGTGGCGATCAACATCGGTGACCTCGGCATCGTGCGCACCTTCGCGGGCGTGCTCGAGGACGGGGGGCTGGATGGCGCGACCAAGCTGCGTGTGCTCGACGAGCTCGCGCAGATGGAGCAGCGCACCGTGGAGGGGCAGGCGCTCGACCTCGGCTGGGCGCGCGACGGCCGCTGGGACATCACGACCGACGACTACCTCACGATGGCCGCGCACAAGACGGCCTTCTACTCCGCGGCGTCCCCACTCTCCATCGGGGCCCTCTGCGGCGGGGGCACGAACGAGCAGGTGGAGGCGCTGGGCTCCTTTGGCATGGATGCGGGCCTGGCATTCCAGCTCCAGGACGACCTGCTCAACCTCGTGGGCGACGGTGAGGCGCAGGGCAAGGACTTCCGCAGTGACATCACCGAGGGCAAGCGCACCATGATCGTCACCTGGGCCCTCGAGCACCTGGAGGACGACAGGAAAGACGAGCTCGTCTCGATTCTCTCGGCTCACGCCACGGACGCTGCGACGCTGGCCCGTGCGGTGGAGCTCATGCGCGCGGTCGGCGCCATCGATGCCGTGGACTCCTATGCCCGTGGCCTTGCGAGCCACGCAAAGGGCGCGTTGGACGGCATCGAGCTTGCAGGCACCACCCGCCTGATACTTGCGTCCATGGCGGACTTCTTCGTGGAGCGTGCCACATGA
- a CDS encoding serpin family protein encodes MERLIERRGALALLGLPVALSLGSSLASCGLHLPPSLTATDLTAAVEGSAPPRSPIGDILTDTDAVRAAYGFTTHLLQGRCETEPEGSVLVSPLSALFALALAENGAAGETLSQMEEATGMDVQGLTSYLGAYLKRIGGESLHDTRETGDPLALKSANSIWLRDSGGLSVRDSYLSTCKGSLAAQVFSAPFDETTRADINSWTSSKTDGMIKEVVGEIPDGAQLYLINALALDSAWSDPYGDDDVQDDTFTTEDGTEQSVRMMRSHEVCYLEGDPAEGFVKPYENHDLAFVALLPKTDVGIGGLVGSLDGESLRELIAHAVPGVEVDAGLPKFTVRHQALLNDQLKSMGMLDAFDASLADFSPLGATPAGNLAIDSVIQKTFIDVNERGTKAAAATSIGMSSTAAAPFEPEVREVVLDRPFAYLIIDHQTTTPLFAGVVTSVA; translated from the coding sequence ATGGAACGTCTCATCGAACGTCGCGGCGCCCTGGCTCTTCTCGGTCTGCCCGTCGCGCTGTCCCTGGGGTCATCCCTCGCAAGCTGCGGCTTGCACCTGCCCCCCTCGCTCACGGCGACGGACCTCACGGCAGCTGTGGAGGGTTCCGCACCCCCGCGCTCGCCCATCGGCGACATACTCACGGATACGGACGCCGTGCGCGCCGCCTACGGCTTCACGACCCACCTGCTGCAGGGCCGTTGCGAGACAGAGCCAGAGGGGAGCGTGCTCGTCTCTCCCCTTTCGGCGCTCTTCGCCCTCGCGCTGGCCGAGAACGGTGCCGCCGGCGAGACCCTCTCCCAGATGGAGGAGGCGACCGGTATGGATGTGCAAGGCCTCACGTCCTATCTTGGGGCCTACCTCAAAAGGATTGGCGGAGAGTCCCTCCATGACACGCGGGAGACGGGCGACCCGCTCGCGCTCAAGAGCGCCAACTCGATCTGGCTGCGCGACTCGGGCGGCCTCAGCGTACGCGACAGCTACCTCTCGACCTGCAAGGGCAGCCTTGCCGCGCAGGTCTTCTCCGCGCCGTTCGACGAGACGACGAGGGCCGACATCAACTCCTGGACCAGCTCGAAGACGGATGGCATGATCAAGGAGGTCGTGGGTGAGATTCCCGATGGGGCCCAGCTGTACCTCATCAACGCCCTCGCCCTCGACAGCGCCTGGTCCGACCCCTACGGGGACGACGACGTCCAGGACGACACCTTCACGACCGAGGACGGCACGGAGCAGAGCGTGCGAATGATGCGCTCGCACGAGGTCTGCTACCTCGAGGGTGACCCCGCCGAGGGCTTCGTGAAGCCCTATGAGAACCACGACCTGGCGTTCGTGGCGCTGCTGCCCAAGACAGACGTCGGAATCGGCGGGCTCGTGGGCTCCCTCGATGGCGAGTCCCTGCGCGAGCTCATCGCCCATGCCGTGCCGGGCGTCGAGGTCGACGCGGGACTGCCGAAGTTCACGGTACGCCACCAGGCCCTCCTCAACGACCAGCTGAAATCGATGGGCATGCTGGACGCCTTCGATGCCAGCCTCGCGGACTTCTCGCCCCTGGGAGCGACACCGGCTGGCAACCTCGCCATCGACAGCGTCATCCAGAAGACCTTCATCGACGTGAACGAGCGGGGTACGAAGGCCGCGGCGGCGACCTCGATAGGGATGAGTTCCACAGCCGCAGCCCCCTTTGAGCCAGAAGTCAGGGAGGTCGTGCTGGACCGCCCCTTCGCCTACCTGATCATCGACCACCAGACCACGACGCCACTCTTCGCGGGAGTCGTCACGAGCGTGGCGTAG
- a CDS encoding peptidoglycan-binding domain-containing protein, with product MDSIREGATGAAVEDIQDRLTSLGYEIDEGERAQGTFGPSTAKAVATFRLDHDLSLSDEMDSASWMALVDECYQLGDRTLYLRLPNFHGNDVKQLQERLNILGFSCGQPDGYYGVHTEAAVKQFQESQGALSDGMAFQDTFADIERLHHVWAGKPAVGPHPTGGMGFARAADVLDRTKVAITAEDPISRNVAGRIWNLASATSDKSKLELVDREEEAAGDSRAVLVLAASPLPKHSTQANLSIDDVDTLPQRLRTTCEGTRGDVPVVRLELPCGPNYNGTFTTGDAQTFAVMLLDAICSAFAV from the coding sequence ATGGATTCCATTAGGGAAGGCGCGACGGGCGCCGCGGTCGAGGACATTCAGGATCGCCTCACGTCCCTTGGCTACGAGATCGACGAAGGGGAGCGCGCCCAGGGCACCTTTGGCCCCTCCACCGCCAAGGCCGTCGCCACGTTCCGCCTCGACCACGACCTGAGCCTCTCCGACGAGATGGACTCCGCCAGCTGGATGGCCCTCGTCGATGAGTGCTACCAGCTGGGGGATCGCACGCTGTACCTGCGTCTCCCCAACTTCCATGGCAACGACGTCAAGCAGCTCCAGGAGCGCCTCAACATCCTGGGCTTCTCGTGCGGCCAGCCCGATGGCTACTATGGCGTGCATACCGAGGCTGCCGTGAAGCAGTTCCAGGAGAGTCAGGGCGCCCTGTCCGACGGCATGGCCTTCCAGGACACCTTTGCCGACATCGAGCGCTTGCACCACGTGTGGGCCGGCAAGCCCGCCGTCGGCCCACACCCCACAGGGGGCATGGGATTCGCCCGTGCCGCCGACGTGCTCGACCGCACCAAGGTTGCCATCACGGCAGAGGATCCCATCTCGCGCAACGTTGCCGGGCGCATCTGGAACCTCGCCTCGGCCACCAGCGACAAGAGCAAGCTCGAGCTCGTTGACCGGGAGGAGGAGGCCGCCGGCGACAGCCGTGCCGTGCTCGTGCTGGCCGCCTCACCCCTGCCCAAGCACAGCACGCAGGCGAACCTCTCCATCGACGACGTCGACACGCTGCCGCAGCGTCTGCGCACCACCTGCGAGGGCACACGGGGGGACGTGCCCGTCGTGCGTCTGGAGCTGCCCTGCGGCCCCAACTACAACGGGACCTTCACCACGGGGGACGCACAGACCTTTGCCGTGATGCTGCTCGATGCCATCTGCTCGGCCTTTGCCGTGTGA
- a CDS encoding ABC transporter ATP-binding protein, producing METRADFLNTSLPLELHRLARVLGKERFPALKDVSLRINPGTIHALLGPNGAGKTTTIKVCAGLLFPSSGTALVGGVDVAQRPEEARRRSGLVFGGELGFYPRATARDNLLYFADIAGVPTRERDKRVNEALERVGLSNRANAKVEALSHGMVQRLHLARAICPKPPLLLLDEPTSGLDPEVSLRIRTLIRTLADEGTGILLTSHLMGEVEELADVISLIGDGRVTFTGSASDIARKAHISAVTTATFSAREWERLGDVEGALNGRASAVWKAHASSWILTLLWHTLERSYTQMQAYFASVCAERGVTPPDDTLTRAPSLEESYLSLADGLARQ from the coding sequence ATGGAAACCAGAGCTGATTTCCTAAACACCTCACTACCACTTGAGCTGCATCGCCTAGCCCGCGTGCTAGGCAAGGAGAGGTTCCCCGCACTTAAGGACGTCTCACTACGCATTAATCCAGGCACCATCCATGCTCTACTCGGTCCCAACGGGGCCGGTAAGACCACGACTATCAAGGTCTGCGCCGGACTGCTGTTTCCCAGTTCCGGAACGGCCCTAGTAGGTGGTGTTGACGTCGCACAGCGCCCCGAGGAGGCCCGTAGACGGAGCGGGCTCGTGTTTGGGGGGGAGCTGGGCTTCTACCCACGCGCAACTGCCCGTGACAACCTATTGTATTTTGCGGACATCGCTGGTGTTCCCACACGCGAGCGCGACAAGCGGGTCAATGAGGCGCTGGAGCGCGTAGGATTGTCCAATAGGGCAAATGCCAAAGTGGAAGCACTCTCACATGGCATGGTCCAGCGATTGCATCTCGCGCGAGCCATCTGCCCCAAGCCACCTCTCCTGCTCCTCGATGAGCCCACCTCGGGACTCGACCCAGAGGTCTCCCTCAGAATACGTACCCTCATCCGCACACTGGCAGACGAGGGTACGGGCATCCTCCTTACGAGCCACCTCATGGGCGAGGTCGAAGAACTCGCTGATGTCATTTCTCTCATTGGGGATGGGCGTGTGACGTTCACGGGTTCCGCCTCAGATATCGCCCGCAAAGCCCACATCTCAGCTGTTACCACAGCAACCTTCAGCGCACGGGAATGGGAGCGGTTGGGAGACGTTGAGGGAGCACTCAATGGACGCGCCTCTGCCGTCTGGAAGGCCCATGCAAGCTCTTGGATCCTTACGTTGCTGTGGCACACGCTCGAGAGATCCTACACGCAGATGCAGGCTTACTTTGCCTCCGTCTGCGCCGAACGTGGGGTCACGCCGCCCGATGATACCCTCACCAGGGCTCCGAGCCTGGAGGAGTCGTACCTCTCGCTGGCCGATGGATTGGCACGGCAATGA
- a CDS encoding ABC transporter permease produces the protein MRWLRVCWFNLRQFCAVSHFAQTMVLVTTTTTLVQWLGIRVWGGNATVACMRAAMIGMWTTSVFSAGLLGFERHKGTLVHLVSDSRHTLATLALVVLSAATFGLVSFPAAWIAWALLSHIVVPLPNVGLVLLFWLACSSVSLVIASLFVLTPNAIAYEGLLLAPVMLVSGLLWPLADMPARMADVLRLAIPLAAPVEALLSTATEVPIPLSVLLGLISSLSWIVLAWVLGRLALRRALVSGTLEVM, from the coding sequence ATGAGGTGGTTGCGCGTGTGCTGGTTCAACCTGAGGCAGTTTTGTGCAGTGAGCCACTTCGCACAGACCATGGTCCTTGTAACAACGACTACCACACTCGTGCAGTGGCTCGGCATACGTGTTTGGGGCGGAAACGCCACTGTCGCTTGTATGCGGGCAGCAATGATTGGCATGTGGACCACATCAGTCTTCTCAGCCGGCCTCTTGGGCTTCGAACGCCATAAGGGCACCCTCGTCCACCTGGTATCAGACAGTCGCCACACCCTCGCCACACTTGCCCTGGTGGTGCTCTCAGCTGCCACCTTTGGTCTCGTCTCTTTTCCAGCCGCCTGGATTGCTTGGGCGCTTCTCTCCCATATAGTCGTGCCGCTTCCGAATGTTGGACTCGTGTTGCTGTTCTGGCTCGCATGCTCATCGGTGTCACTCGTAATTGCAAGCCTGTTTGTCCTCACACCCAATGCCATCGCCTACGAGGGGCTGCTCCTAGCTCCCGTCATGCTCGTTTCAGGCCTCCTATGGCCGCTCGCCGACATGCCTGCGCGCATGGCCGACGTCCTGCGCCTCGCCATTCCTCTCGCGGCGCCGGTCGAGGCCCTTCTCAGCACTGCCACTGAGGTGCCCATCCCTCTATCAGTCCTCTTGGGACTCATATCCAGCCTAAGCTGGATTGTGCTCGCCTGGGTCCTTGGGCGACTCGCCCTTAGACGTGCGCTCGTATCGGGCACCCTCGAGGTGATGTAG
- a CDS encoding HAD hydrolase family protein codes for MSPSEQATVFFDIDGTLGWTDPARRDALPEWERGLSPTPSPRVANAIRALVGKGHHAFLCTGRSPEGIHPDLAALPFSGMVCLAGGYVRMGGEVLRDEPFPMDLLEAVDRHLAAGGYGALIESVLGAVEVRGGALGKREGTPQTMPEALGHIPDGRAYKLVVRTTAADELMEDPLLGARLTASRLEMGNSEVGLAGNTKRVGIACALAALGERAGTTYGFGDSENDLALFGEVDVAVAMGNAIPEVKRRATYVTDSVSADGVATGLEHFGLI; via the coding sequence ATGTCCCCATCGGAACAGGCAACGGTCTTCTTCGACATAGACGGTACGCTGGGATGGACCGATCCCGCCAGGCGGGATGCCCTGCCCGAGTGGGAACGGGGCCTCTCGCCCACGCCCAGCCCCCGCGTGGCGAATGCCATCCGTGCCCTGGTGGGTAAGGGACACCATGCCTTCCTCTGCACGGGCCGCTCCCCCGAGGGCATCCATCCCGACCTGGCCGCGTTGCCGTTCAGTGGCATGGTGTGCCTCGCGGGCGGATATGTGCGGATGGGAGGGGAGGTCCTGCGCGACGAGCCCTTCCCCATGGATCTGCTTGAGGCGGTTGACCGGCACCTGGCAGCGGGTGGGTACGGCGCCTTGATCGAGTCGGTGCTCGGTGCCGTCGAGGTGCGTGGCGGTGCCTTGGGCAAGCGCGAGGGGACTCCCCAGACTATGCCCGAGGCGCTCGGGCATATTCCGGACGGCCGCGCATACAAGCTCGTGGTGCGCACCACCGCCGCAGATGAGCTCATGGAGGACCCACTGTTGGGAGCCCGTCTCACGGCCAGCAGGCTCGAGATGGGCAACTCCGAGGTGGGGCTTGCCGGCAATACGAAGCGGGTGGGCATCGCGTGTGCCCTCGCGGCATTGGGCGAGCGTGCCGGCACCACCTACGGCTTCGGTGATTCCGAGAACGACCTGGCACTCTTTGGCGAGGTCGATGTTGCCGTCGCCATGGGCAATGCGATTCCCGAGGTGAAGCGCCGGGCCACCTATGTCACCGACTCCGTGTCCGCAGATGGGGTCGCCACGGGCCTCGAACATTTCGGACTCATTTGA